In Vibrio sp. NTOU-M3, the following proteins share a genomic window:
- a CDS encoding S-(hydroxymethyl)glutathione dehydrogenase/class III alcohol dehydrogenase has protein sequence MALEIKPGQTHIKSKAMVAWAAGEPLKMEEVDVQLPKAGEVLVRIVATGVCHTDAFTLSGDDPEGIFPSILGHEGGGIVEMVGEGVTSVEVGDHVIPLYTAECGECKFCKSGKTNLCQAVRETQGKGLMPDGTSRFSVNGETIFHYMGCSTFSEYTVLPEISLAKVNKEAPLEEVCLLGCGVTTGMGAVLNTAKVEKGDTVAVFGLGGIGLSAIIGARMAGASRIIGVDINESKFELAKQLGATDCINPQKFDKPIQDVIVEMTDGGVDYSFECIGNVNVMRQALECCHKGWGESVIIGVAGAGQEISTRPFQLVTGRVWRGSAFGGVKGRSELPEIVNRYMAGEFGLQEFITHTMGLQDVNEAFELMHKGESIRTVLHMDK, from the coding sequence ATGGCGCTTGAAATCAAACCAGGTCAAACTCACATTAAATCAAAAGCAATGGTTGCATGGGCTGCAGGCGAACCACTAAAAATGGAAGAAGTTGATGTACAACTTCCAAAAGCTGGTGAAGTCCTTGTTCGCATCGTGGCAACTGGCGTTTGCCATACTGATGCATTCACGTTATCGGGCGACGATCCAGAAGGTATCTTCCCTTCAATCCTTGGCCACGAAGGCGGCGGTATCGTTGAAATGGTTGGTGAAGGCGTAACAAGCGTTGAAGTCGGTGACCACGTCATTCCACTTTACACTGCAGAATGTGGCGAATGTAAGTTCTGTAAATCTGGCAAAACAAACCTATGTCAGGCAGTTCGTGAAACTCAAGGTAAAGGCCTAATGCCAGATGGCACAAGCCGCTTCTCTGTAAACGGTGAAACTATCTTCCACTACATGGGTTGTTCTACTTTCTCTGAGTACACAGTACTTCCAGAAATCTCACTAGCGAAAGTAAACAAAGAAGCACCACTTGAAGAAGTTTGTCTTCTTGGCTGCGGCGTAACCACGGGTATGGGCGCAGTACTTAACACAGCGAAAGTTGAAAAAGGCGACACGGTTGCGGTATTCGGTCTAGGTGGTATCGGTCTTTCTGCAATCATCGGTGCTCGTATGGCTGGTGCAAGCCGTATCATCGGTGTAGACATCAACGAGAGCAAGTTCGAGCTAGCAAAACAACTTGGCGCGACTGATTGCATCAACCCACAGAAATTCGATAAGCCAATCCAAGACGTTATCGTTGAGATGACAGACGGTGGTGTTGACTACTCATTCGAGTGTATCGGTAACGTAAACGTAATGCGTCAAGCACTTGAGTGTTGTCACAAAGGTTGGGGTGAATCTGTCATCATCGGTGTTGCGGGTGCAGGTCAAGAGATCTCAACACGTCCATTCCAACTAGTCACTGGTCGCGTATGGCGTGGCAGTGCTTTCGGTGGAGTTAAAGGTCGCTCTGAACTTCCAGAAATCGTAAACCGTTACATGGCAGGTGAATTCGGTCTTCAAGAGTTCATCACTCACACCATGGGTCTACAAGACGTGAACGAAGCGTTCGAATTGATGCACAAAGGTGAATCTATCCGTACTGTACTTCACATGGATAAATAA
- a CDS encoding LysR family transcriptional regulator gives MANWEGVSEFVAVAETNSFTSAAKKMNTSVAQVSRRVSSLEERLAVKLLHRTTRRVSLTEAGQLYYQQCKQLVEGLELAELAVTQMQSVPKGLVKVTAPVTYGETHLAPLLHQFLEMHPQVDLELNLTNQKLDLIESGIDVAIRLGRLQDSSMIARRLASRQLYVCASPQYLEHHGEPHTLSELAHHQCLVGSVEYWHFKEFNQEKSLRVSGRIKCNSGFALLDAAKRGLGLVQLPDYYVQKALKSGELIEVLSDYRDEREGIWALYPQNRNLSPKVRLLIDFLAKHLGGAT, from the coding sequence ATGGCTAATTGGGAAGGGGTGAGTGAGTTTGTTGCCGTAGCGGAAACGAACAGTTTTACCTCCGCTGCAAAAAAAATGAATACGTCGGTAGCGCAAGTGAGTCGGCGTGTTTCCTCTTTGGAAGAACGGCTCGCAGTTAAGTTACTCCACCGAACGACTAGAAGGGTGTCATTAACAGAAGCAGGGCAGCTTTATTATCAACAGTGTAAACAGTTGGTGGAAGGGTTGGAGTTAGCTGAGCTGGCTGTGACTCAAATGCAGTCGGTTCCTAAGGGATTGGTGAAAGTCACGGCACCAGTAACCTATGGGGAAACTCATTTAGCCCCATTACTGCACCAGTTCTTAGAGATGCATCCCCAAGTTGATCTAGAGTTGAATCTTACGAACCAAAAATTAGACCTGATTGAATCTGGGATTGACGTGGCAATCCGACTAGGTCGGCTACAGGATTCAAGTATGATCGCGAGGCGTCTGGCTTCACGTCAGCTATATGTATGCGCTAGCCCTCAATATTTGGAACATCACGGTGAACCGCACACCTTATCTGAACTAGCGCATCATCAATGTTTGGTTGGGTCGGTTGAATATTGGCACTTCAAAGAATTTAACCAAGAGAAATCATTGCGTGTGTCAGGACGAATCAAATGCAATTCAGGTTTTGCATTGCTTGATGCCGCCAAACGAGGGTTAGGCCTAGTGCAGCTGCCGGACTATTACGTTCAAAAAGCATTGAAGTCTGGAGAGCTGATTGAGGTATTGAGTGATTACCGCGATGAACGAGAAGGTATTTGGGCACTCTATCCTCAAAACCGTAATTTGTCTCCGAAAGTACGACTGCTCATCGACTTCTTAGCAAAGCATTTAGGCGGAGCAACTTAA
- a CDS encoding sugar isomerase domain-containing protein, which yields MYEYSTKLIDALTDLFEHNQTAINKTSQLFANAITSDAMIQILGTGHSHMIGLEGFIRAGGLGNINAILDSTVLTSDGALRGSAMEKLEGLAEVLWHDQNISPNDLIVVISNSGRNALPIEFAQLAKEKGHTVVAITSVTQSSQHPSRHSSGLKLMDIADIVLDNRVPNGDGLCTINDRVTGAFSSISGMALINTICTEAQKLALVQEVEPLVFSSQNVDGFNNDDVYAHFKGRLKSM from the coding sequence ATGTATGAATACAGCACCAAGCTCATCGATGCGTTAACCGATCTATTTGAGCATAATCAAACCGCAATTAATAAAACCAGCCAGCTTTTTGCTAACGCCATTACCTCAGATGCCATGATCCAAATACTCGGTACAGGCCATTCACATATGATTGGGCTAGAAGGGTTCATTCGTGCTGGTGGATTGGGCAATATCAACGCAATTCTTGACTCAACCGTGCTGACTAGCGACGGCGCATTACGCGGTTCTGCGATGGAAAAGTTAGAGGGACTCGCAGAAGTTCTTTGGCACGATCAAAATATTTCACCTAACGATCTCATCGTCGTGATCTCCAACTCTGGTCGGAATGCCCTACCGATTGAATTTGCCCAATTGGCGAAAGAAAAAGGCCACACCGTTGTCGCTATCACCTCAGTGACTCAATCTTCACAGCACCCCAGCCGTCATTCCTCAGGCTTAAAGCTCATGGATATTGCCGATATTGTTTTGGATAACCGCGTACCAAACGGGGATGGTCTATGCACAATAAATGACCGAGTAACTGGTGCTTTTTCAAGTATCTCTGGCATGGCATTGATCAATACCATCTGTACCGAGGCTCAAAAATTAGCACTTGTACAAGAGGTTGAACCATTGGTGTTCTCTAGTCAAAATGTGGACGGCTTTAATAACGACGATGTCTACGCCCACTTCAAGGGGCGCTTAAAAAGCATGTAG
- a CDS encoding siderophore-interacting protein: MTTHNQLTVLANRTVTPNMQRITLQGEILATFPEHCSGGYIKLQFNQLGGTDISCLAEGERPVLRTYTIRHFDHSKQQIEVDFVRHITQDQQCGFASRWAMQAQEGDTITIRGPGSIQEMSDSADWYFMVADMTALPALSAKIARLPKNAQGYAVIQIESAEDKQQLQAPEGMTIYWVTSDLVDRVQSLEWKVGQAAVWCACEFDSMRALRQYFRNEKAVERDMIYISSYWKKGVSEDGHKVIKHQDAEEQERLTQ; encoded by the coding sequence ATGACGACACACAACCAGTTAACGGTTTTGGCCAATCGCACTGTCACACCAAACATGCAACGCATAACGCTTCAAGGTGAAATCCTCGCAACGTTTCCGGAGCATTGCTCCGGAGGCTATATCAAGCTTCAGTTCAACCAACTCGGCGGAACGGACATATCGTGTTTGGCGGAAGGTGAACGTCCTGTCTTACGTACTTATACCATCCGTCACTTTGACCACAGCAAACAACAAATTGAAGTTGATTTTGTTCGCCATATTACTCAAGACCAACAATGTGGTTTCGCTTCACGCTGGGCAATGCAAGCACAAGAGGGTGATACCATCACGATTCGAGGTCCGGGCTCCATTCAGGAAATGAGCGACAGTGCAGATTGGTACTTCATGGTAGCAGACATGACCGCACTGCCTGCTCTTTCAGCCAAAATAGCGCGATTGCCAAAAAATGCGCAAGGTTACGCTGTCATTCAAATTGAAAGTGCAGAAGACAAACAACAACTTCAGGCTCCCGAAGGCATGACCATTTATTGGGTTACTTCTGACCTTGTCGATAGAGTACAGAGCCTTGAATGGAAAGTAGGACAAGCCGCTGTCTGGTGTGCATGTGAATTTGATAGCATGCGTGCGTTGCGACAGTATTTCCGCAATGAGAAAGCGGTGGAACGAGACATGATTTACATCAGTAGTTACTGGAAAAAAGGTGTTTCTGAAGATGGGCATAAAGTGATTAAACATCAAGATGCTGAAGAACAAGAGCGGCTTACTCAATAA
- a CDS encoding LysE family translocator, which produces MEWQQLSAVVVFAFVSTFTPGPNNLMLMASGANAGFRRTIPHIMGISLGFSFMLLVVGLGLINVFHQYPITHVVLKYLSLAYLCYLAFRIAMSGQSKTKHDYQPLSFFGAASFQWVNPKGWSMAMMAITVYSISHSWQELLLIAAIFCIVNLPSASFWTIAGMQLQRWLTTPKRVRSFNYLMAAALLVSTMPML; this is translated from the coding sequence ATGGAATGGCAGCAATTGAGTGCAGTTGTCGTATTCGCGTTTGTTTCGACCTTTACGCCAGGTCCCAATAATTTAATGCTCATGGCCTCAGGCGCAAATGCAGGATTCAGGCGCACTATCCCTCATATTATGGGGATCTCACTGGGTTTTTCTTTTATGTTACTCGTCGTCGGGCTGGGTTTGATCAACGTATTTCATCAATACCCAATAACACACGTCGTCTTGAAGTATCTAAGTTTGGCTTATCTGTGCTATTTGGCTTTTCGTATTGCGATGAGTGGCCAAAGCAAAACAAAGCATGATTACCAACCACTCAGCTTCTTCGGAGCAGCAAGCTTTCAATGGGTCAACCCGAAAGGTTGGTCTATGGCTATGATGGCAATAACCGTGTATAGCATCAGCCACTCATGGCAAGAGCTGCTGCTTATCGCTGCGATATTCTGCATCGTCAACTTACCTTCTGCGAGTTTTTGGACGATCGCGGGTATGCAATTACAGCGCTGGTTGACCACACCAAAACGCGTGCGTAGCTTTAACTATCTAATGGCAGCAGCATTACTTGTTTCAACTATGCCGATGCTTTAA
- a CDS encoding Lrp/AsnC family transcriptional regulator, with protein sequence MDKFDERILRELKMDGRISNVDLSNRVGLSPSATLRRVQELEKQGVISGYRAVLDNSKLGIGFAAYVLVGLSDHRRAAQMAFEEYVCDIDEVVECHNVTGTSEYLLRVESKDLVAYKAFHTDVLGECPQVNSIVTTVVMASPKDTRR encoded by the coding sequence ATGGATAAGTTTGACGAAAGAATATTGCGTGAACTAAAAATGGACGGCAGGATCTCCAATGTCGATCTGTCTAACCGAGTTGGTCTGTCGCCCTCTGCAACTTTGCGCCGGGTTCAGGAACTTGAGAAGCAGGGCGTTATTAGTGGCTACCGAGCGGTATTAGACAACAGCAAATTAGGTATCGGTTTTGCCGCTTATGTGTTGGTTGGGTTGAGTGATCATCGACGGGCAGCACAGATGGCGTTTGAAGAGTATGTGTGTGATATAGACGAAGTGGTTGAATGTCACAACGTCACCGGCACAAGTGAGTATTTACTTCGCGTCGAGTCTAAAGATCTTGTGGCTTATAAAGCATTCCATACGGACGTGTTGGGAGAATGCCCTCAAGTGAACTCCATTGTGACGACGGTAGTTATGGCGAGCCCTAAAGACACGCGCCGTTAA
- a CDS encoding porin, which translates to MKLKLLAAAVAATACGTSSIAAEIYNSDGSTLAIGGYVDVGIGEYFETETKVHQVSPRVNISGTQDVGNGVTVDAKGEWSLNYLEGGDTSFATRLGYIGATHESAGRLVIGTQWSPYYDVGGVADMPIAFANDFLYGTGYYELGSARAERMVSYRNSFEVGENASIGFGLGWQGENTATYDTRGQAAIHANFMGVGLGYAYSGGDVGVVDAESHVFSLYYGSYGNGLYVAGVIGSNEYFYSGLEETLQYEALLAYAMNGVNLSVNYEAVEDDKANQTLYSQSALQAEYNFTPNLTGFAAYQFDLGNDVNVAEEDYWTLGVRYFL; encoded by the coding sequence ATGAAACTAAAACTACTAGCCGCAGCAGTGGCGGCAACAGCATGTGGAACGAGCAGCATCGCTGCTGAAATCTATAACAGTGATGGCTCAACATTGGCAATCGGCGGTTATGTCGATGTCGGTATCGGTGAATACTTTGAAACAGAAACCAAAGTTCACCAAGTATCACCCCGAGTGAATATTTCCGGAACTCAAGATGTAGGTAACGGCGTGACAGTCGATGCCAAAGGGGAATGGTCACTCAACTACCTTGAAGGGGGAGACACCTCTTTCGCAACCCGTCTAGGGTATATTGGCGCTACTCATGAATCAGCTGGCCGACTCGTCATTGGTACGCAATGGTCACCTTATTATGATGTGGGTGGCGTTGCTGATATGCCAATCGCATTTGCCAACGACTTCCTATATGGCACGGGGTATTACGAACTTGGCTCTGCTCGTGCAGAGCGAATGGTCAGTTACAGAAATAGCTTTGAAGTAGGCGAAAATGCTTCAATTGGTTTCGGTCTCGGTTGGCAAGGAGAGAATACCGCAACCTACGACACTCGCGGCCAAGCAGCGATTCATGCAAACTTTATGGGCGTTGGCCTTGGGTACGCATACAGCGGTGGTGACGTCGGGGTCGTTGATGCTGAATCACATGTTTTCTCCCTGTATTACGGCTCATACGGTAATGGTCTTTATGTCGCTGGTGTAATTGGTAGCAATGAATACTTTTATAGTGGCTTAGAAGAAACGTTGCAGTATGAAGCGTTGCTGGCTTACGCCATGAATGGGGTAAATCTAAGCGTCAATTATGAAGCCGTTGAAGATGATAAGGCAAACCAAACACTTTATAGCCAAAGTGCTCTTCAAGCGGAATACAATTTCACACCAAACTTAACTGGCTTTGCCGCCTACCAATTTGATCTTGGTAACGATGTGAATGTCGCAGAAGAAGATTACTGGACACTCGGTGTGCGCTACTTCCTATAA
- a CDS encoding porin, translated as MDKKRLAVAVSVATFGTHAVAVELYNNDGTTFAVGGHVSVNLNGSEAGSTDVGSNSPRINIEGTQDLGNGFTVDAKGEWAINYLNNSENAFTTRLGYIGLTHEDLGRTVVGTQWAPYYDVAGVTDLPIAYANDFLYPDNFAKVGLSRADKMVSYRNDFSFGEAGALNFGLAWQGENQETNILGSTTLRYRDRTQASASYSVAGAMFGYGYNSGKVGLNANTRSLDFHVFSAKYGSYGNGLYVAGVYQIADNKYDALESDSYELLAAFGFANSLNLSINYETVEEKDKISKEKSTEREELALQAEYNFTPKFVGYTGYQFDLNSSNNRDTDDKWTIGARYYF; from the coding sequence ATGGACAAAAAACGACTCGCAGTTGCAGTCTCAGTAGCAACTTTTGGAACACACGCAGTAGCAGTAGAGCTATATAACAACGACGGCACCACCTTCGCAGTTGGTGGCCATGTCTCTGTGAATTTGAATGGTTCTGAAGCAGGGAGTACTGATGTAGGTTCAAACTCTCCGCGCATTAATATCGAAGGGACTCAAGATCTTGGTAACGGCTTTACCGTTGACGCGAAGGGTGAATGGGCGATTAATTACCTCAATAATAGCGAAAATGCTTTCACAACACGTCTTGGTTATATCGGGTTAACTCATGAAGATCTTGGCCGCACAGTGGTTGGAACACAGTGGGCACCATACTACGATGTCGCAGGTGTTACCGATTTGCCGATTGCCTATGCGAACGATTTTCTATACCCAGATAATTTCGCCAAAGTTGGCTTATCCCGTGCGGATAAGATGGTGAGTTACCGGAATGACTTTAGTTTTGGTGAAGCAGGTGCCCTTAACTTCGGCCTAGCATGGCAAGGGGAAAACCAAGAAACAAATATTTTAGGTTCAACAACTCTAAGGTATAGAGACCGAACCCAAGCTTCAGCCAGCTATTCAGTGGCAGGTGCTATGTTTGGCTATGGTTACAACTCAGGTAAAGTTGGACTCAACGCCAACACTCGCTCGCTTGATTTCCATGTATTTAGTGCAAAATATGGTTCATACGGTAATGGATTATATGTGGCTGGTGTCTACCAGATAGCTGATAACAAATATGATGCCCTCGAAAGTGATTCATACGAACTGTTAGCGGCATTTGGCTTCGCTAACAGCTTAAACTTAAGCATTAACTACGAAACGGTCGAAGAAAAAGACAAGATTTCCAAAGAAAAATCCACGGAACGCGAAGAACTCGCCTTACAAGCTGAATACAACTTCACACCTAAATTTGTTGGTTATACCGGTTATCAGTTTGATTTGAATAGCAGCAATAACCGAGACACTGATGACAAATGGACCATCGGTGCACGCTATTACTTTTAG
- a CDS encoding methyl-accepting chemotaxis protein, with translation MQLSLRNLSIRTQILLPVVFITLALFLSLWVTKNNLQEEQDDIFKTTDDLVFYKDTLADIDDQVYPLRISAVYAIYDSTRRDTFLQELKSGMAEIEVKLDLMRQGKIFVDDVEEVRKEIEDYINYSTRAVDFFERHDSGLMSDEEYNQFISGYRESGNHMVEAINQLSLKVNTFATDAMAESASDNDKVQNSAMITILSVLAVSLIVAWFLSGMIVTPIQTLQGVMRKIALGDLSARADVSGENEVAQLGKDINQTTSQLHDTVEELIRISEEVASASTELAAVMTQTENNAQQELAEIEQVASAVNELSSTADNVSDNASMADSTAREADQLAKSGLDVFQESSKASEQMNVALNDAAQVVQRLQEQSEQINDVIEVIRSVSEQTNLLALNAAIEAARAGESGRGFAVVADEVRMLAARTQESTGEIQTIIEELQKQSGLANDSMQTSLEILAKNNDLAQQANDALVGITESVTNINDTNAQVATAAEQQSQVTQDINRNVVNMSELVNQNVVGISQSASASTELSKLAEKQKAQLSFFTL, from the coding sequence ATGCAGCTATCATTAAGAAACTTGTCTATTCGTACCCAAATATTATTGCCAGTTGTGTTTATCACTCTGGCCTTATTTTTGTCTTTGTGGGTTACCAAGAATAATCTTCAGGAAGAGCAAGACGATATCTTTAAAACAACCGATGATTTGGTTTTTTATAAAGATACGTTAGCGGACATTGACGATCAGGTATATCCGCTACGAATTAGTGCGGTTTATGCAATCTACGACTCAACACGTCGAGACACATTTCTACAAGAACTTAAATCTGGTATGGCTGAGATCGAGGTAAAACTTGATCTTATGCGTCAAGGTAAAATCTTTGTAGATGACGTAGAGGAAGTTCGTAAGGAAATTGAAGACTACATTAACTACTCAACGCGTGCTGTTGATTTTTTTGAGCGTCATGATTCCGGTTTAATGTCGGATGAAGAGTACAATCAATTCATTTCTGGCTACCGTGAATCTGGCAACCACATGGTTGAAGCAATTAACCAACTATCACTAAAAGTGAATACCTTTGCCACAGACGCGATGGCAGAAAGCGCGAGTGATAATGATAAAGTGCAAAACTCTGCGATGATCACGATACTTTCTGTATTGGCTGTTTCACTGATTGTTGCTTGGTTCCTATCTGGCATGATTGTGACACCAATTCAAACGTTGCAAGGCGTAATGCGCAAAATTGCGCTCGGGGATTTGTCTGCACGTGCTGATGTGAGTGGTGAAAATGAAGTGGCTCAACTGGGCAAAGATATTAACCAAACCACCAGTCAACTGCATGACACCGTTGAAGAGCTGATTCGCATCAGTGAAGAAGTTGCCTCCGCGTCTACGGAATTAGCTGCGGTGATGACTCAAACGGAAAATAATGCTCAACAAGAGCTAGCAGAAATTGAACAAGTTGCTTCTGCCGTCAACGAATTGTCCAGTACGGCTGACAACGTGAGTGACAACGCATCCATGGCTGATTCCACTGCGCGTGAAGCAGATCAGTTAGCGAAATCTGGACTCGATGTCTTCCAAGAAAGCTCGAAAGCCAGTGAGCAAATGAATGTTGCATTAAATGATGCGGCTCAAGTTGTACAACGCCTGCAAGAGCAATCAGAGCAGATCAATGATGTGATTGAAGTGATTCGTAGTGTGTCAGAGCAAACTAACTTGCTTGCACTGAATGCGGCGATTGAAGCGGCGCGTGCTGGGGAATCTGGTCGTGGTTTCGCCGTGGTTGCGGATGAAGTGAGAATGCTAGCGGCTCGCACGCAAGAGTCTACCGGTGAGATTCAAACCATCATCGAAGAACTACAGAAGCAATCTGGCTTGGCGAACGACAGCATGCAGACCAGTTTAGAAATTCTGGCGAAGAATAATGATTTGGCACAACAGGCAAATGATGCCCTTGTCGGGATCACAGAATCCGTTACCAACATCAATGACACCAATGCACAAGTTGCAACAGCAGCTGAGCAGCAATCTCAAGTGACCCAAGACATTAATCGTAATGTGGTGAATATGTCGGAACTGGTGAACCAGAACGTGGTGGGAATTAGCCAGAGTGCAAGTGCGAGTACCGAGCTATCTAAGCTCGCAGAAAAGCAGAAAGCGCAGCTCTCTTTCTTCACACTTTAA
- a CDS encoding DEAD/DEAH box helicase has translation MSFSKLGLSAPLVDAITELGYQKPTSIQQKAIPIVLSSKNLIAAAQTGTGKTASFVLPILEKLQHSETKRKKRVRAVIVTPTRELAIQVDENIQRYAKNLNLTSMAMYGGVDDKPQKARLIEGVDILVSTPGRLIDMYGQRAVYFEEVETLVLDEADRMLDMGFIEDINKIIARLPVDVQNLLFSATLSNPVRELAKSAIDEAEEISITKHSASKSNIEQWLVTVDKDMKSSVLSHMIKEFQWDQALIFIETKHGAAKLVSQLEKRGIQAEAFHSGRSQKIREQILEDFRHGKIQYLVSTGVAARGIDIADLSRVVNYDLPYPADEYVHRIGRTGRADAQGEAISLVSKDNFKNLCMIESRLGHLIERREIEGFKPRKEVPISILNYVPKHKRNQSND, from the coding sequence ATGTCATTTTCCAAATTAGGACTCAGTGCCCCACTGGTCGACGCGATTACTGAGCTCGGTTATCAAAAGCCAACCAGCATTCAGCAAAAAGCGATCCCAATTGTGCTATCCAGCAAAAACCTTATTGCGGCGGCACAAACAGGCACAGGTAAAACCGCCAGTTTTGTTCTACCTATTTTGGAAAAACTGCAACACAGTGAAACCAAGCGTAAAAAACGTGTTCGCGCGGTCATCGTGACGCCAACGCGAGAGCTGGCCATTCAAGTTGATGAAAACATTCAGCGTTATGCTAAAAACCTCAACCTGACATCTATGGCGATGTACGGTGGCGTTGATGACAAGCCTCAAAAAGCACGCTTAATCGAAGGTGTCGATATTCTGGTGTCAACACCCGGCAGATTAATTGATATGTACGGTCAGCGCGCTGTCTATTTTGAGGAAGTGGAAACACTGGTTTTGGATGAAGCCGATCGCATGCTCGACATGGGCTTTATCGAGGACATTAATAAGATCATTGCGCGCCTCCCTGTCGATGTGCAAAACCTTTTGTTCTCAGCAACCTTATCCAACCCGGTTCGCGAGCTGGCAAAATCGGCCATTGATGAAGCGGAAGAAATTTCTATCACGAAACACAGTGCTTCTAAGTCTAATATTGAACAATGGCTGGTGACAGTCGACAAAGACATGAAGTCCTCTGTGTTAAGCCATATGATCAAAGAGTTTCAGTGGGATCAGGCGTTGATCTTCATTGAAACGAAACACGGCGCTGCAAAGCTGGTATCACAACTGGAAAAACGTGGTATTCAAGCCGAAGCTTTCCATAGTGGCCGAAGCCAAAAAATCCGAGAGCAAATATTAGAAGACTTCCGTCATGGCAAAATTCAATATTTAGTCTCAACGGGTGTGGCTGCTCGTGGTATCGATATTGCTGACCTATCACGTGTTGTGAATTACGACTTGCCTTACCCAGCAGATGAGTATGTTCATCGTATTGGCCGAACTGGACGTGCCGATGCACAAGGTGAAGCCATTTCATTGGTTTCAAAAGACAACTTTAAAAACCTATGCATGATCGAAAGCCGTTTAGGCCATTTAATTGAGCGTCGTGAAATTGAAGGGTTCAAACCACGCAAAGAAGTTCCAATTTCAATCTTGAACTACGTGCCGAAGCACAAGCGTAATCAATCGAATGATTAA
- a CDS encoding DMT family transporter, which translates to MANMTQQHTFISVGIRFMLLSALGFALMSACVKYVSVYGIPLFEIVAARALVSLIISYLDVKRKRISMWGNNKYLLLLRGAVGTVALMCVYYSVTTLPLAEATILQYVHPVFTALLGVLFLKERVQGATIMCILLSMAGLAIMVQPGTTTDLPTFSVMMALLGAFGSAIAYVIVRRLSQTEDSSVIILYFPMIALPTSILLMWNDFVLPSLWMTFMLVLVGVFTQIGQYGLTKAMQTQAAAQASAYSYVQIVFSTLIGAWAFNEIPSVWTYIGGSLIVTGALVNAFGKSLFRKQTAG; encoded by the coding sequence ATGGCGAATATGACCCAACAACACACTTTCATCTCGGTCGGGATTCGGTTTATGTTACTTTCCGCATTGGGATTTGCTCTCATGTCTGCCTGCGTGAAGTACGTGAGTGTTTATGGCATCCCATTGTTTGAAATTGTCGCGGCTCGTGCCTTAGTCTCACTGATCATCAGCTATTTAGACGTCAAAAGAAAACGCATTTCCATGTGGGGTAACAATAAGTATTTACTGTTACTTCGAGGGGCTGTTGGTACTGTCGCTTTGATGTGTGTTTATTACTCGGTCACTACGTTACCTTTAGCAGAAGCCACCATTTTACAGTACGTACATCCCGTGTTTACAGCCCTGCTTGGGGTATTGTTCTTAAAAGAACGCGTCCAAGGCGCCACCATCATGTGTATTTTGCTCTCTATGGCAGGTTTGGCGATTATGGTACAGCCCGGCACAACAACAGATTTACCCACTTTTAGTGTGATGATGGCATTACTCGGGGCTTTTGGTAGTGCTATCGCTTATGTCATTGTGAGAAGGCTCAGCCAGACAGAAGACAGCTCCGTAATTATTCTCTATTTTCCAATGATCGCTCTACCGACGTCTATTCTTCTCATGTGGAATGACTTTGTTTTACCAAGCTTGTGGATGACATTCATGTTGGTTCTCGTTGGGGTATTCACTCAAATTGGCCAATATGGTTTAACGAAAGCAATGCAAACTCAAGCGGCGGCACAAGCGTCTGCATACTCCTATGTCCAGATTGTATTTTCCACCTTGATTGGTGCGTGGGCCTTCAATGAGATCCCTTCGGTTTGGACATACATCGGCGGCAGTTTAATTGTCACTGGTGCGCTAGTGAACGCTTTCGGCAAGTCGCTTTTCCGTAAGCAAACCGCTGGGTAA